The proteins below come from a single Candidatus Kirkpatrickella diaphorinae genomic window:
- the efp gene encoding elongation factor P → MKQQANLIRAGQVIEHDGRRWSVLKQQIITPGKGGAFIQVEMRDLTSGNKTNERWRTADTVERLMTEDKDYTYSYEDGDNIVLMDPETFEQVVLHKDFFGDQLPFLQDNMALNVKLVEGDPVGVSLPPNVTLEIVEADPVVKGQTASSSYKPALLSNGVKTMVPPFIEAGEKVVVRTEDASYVERAK, encoded by the coding sequence ATGAAACAGCAGGCTAACCTGATCCGCGCCGGCCAAGTCATCGAGCATGATGGACGTCGATGGAGTGTTCTGAAGCAGCAGATCATCACACCCGGCAAAGGCGGCGCGTTTATTCAGGTTGAAATGCGTGACCTGACGTCGGGCAACAAAACCAATGAGCGCTGGCGGACGGCGGATACGGTTGAGCGCCTGATGACAGAGGATAAGGACTATACATACTCCTATGAGGATGGCGACAACATCGTCCTGATGGACCCGGAAACATTTGAGCAGGTCGTGCTGCACAAGGATTTCTTTGGGGATCAACTGCCTTTTCTGCAGGATAATATGGCGCTTAACGTCAAGCTCGTTGAAGGCGACCCGGTTGGCGTCTCACTTCCGCCCAATGTGACGTTGGAAATTGTCGAGGCTGACCCTGTCGTGAAAGGCCAGACCGCCAGTTCCTCCTACAAACCGGCTCTTCTTTCCAACGGTGTCAAAACCATGGTGCCGCCTTTTATTGAAGCGGGGGAAAAGGTCGTCGTCCGGACGGAAGACGCCTCCTACGTCGAGCGCGCAAAGTAA
- a CDS encoding lysine-2,3-aminomutase-like protein, whose translation MSGNAKSSSIRDVAALVEAGLVSPAMMDPLRLVEARYDIAITPAFRDLIQSADDPIGRQVIPRVEELDQAAFQMADPIGDARHTPVKGVVHRYEDRALLTPLLICPIYCRFCFRRERVGAEGGLLTDAELEAALGWFRQHPDVREVILTGGDPLMLSPRRLGRIIAALSDMAHIDIIRIHSRVPVADPERLTPALLDALSTEKALWLVTHVNHAAELSEAASQALRHVQKRGIPMLSQSVLLRGVNDSVEVMEALLRRLVRLGVKPYYLHHLDPAPGTEHFRVPVERGLNILRGLRGRVTGLAWPTYVMDIAGGYGKVPLGPHYLEAGPTMMEGVTDPKGRHHKWPNSDF comes from the coding sequence CGCCTTGTTGAGGCACGTTACGATATCGCGATTACGCCGGCCTTCCGCGACCTCATTCAATCTGCCGACGACCCGATTGGTCGTCAGGTTATCCCGCGTGTGGAAGAGCTTGATCAGGCCGCGTTTCAGATGGCGGACCCGATTGGCGATGCGCGTCATACGCCGGTTAAAGGCGTTGTGCATCGATATGAAGATCGCGCGTTGCTCACGCCGCTTCTCATCTGCCCCATTTACTGCCGCTTCTGCTTCCGGCGGGAACGCGTTGGCGCGGAAGGGGGCCTGCTGACAGATGCGGAACTTGAAGCCGCGCTGGGTTGGTTCCGCCAGCATCCGGACGTGCGAGAGGTGATCCTGACAGGCGGGGATCCCCTCATGCTCAGCCCCCGCCGCCTGGGGCGCATCATCGCCGCCCTCTCTGACATGGCGCATATCGACATCATCCGCATCCATTCCCGCGTGCCGGTGGCGGACCCTGAAAGACTGACCCCGGCCCTTCTGGACGCGCTTTCAACGGAGAAGGCCCTCTGGCTTGTCACCCATGTCAACCACGCCGCCGAACTGTCCGAAGCGGCGTCCCAGGCACTGCGCCACGTGCAAAAGCGCGGCATTCCAATGTTAAGTCAATCCGTCCTGCTGCGCGGCGTCAATGATTCGGTGGAGGTGATGGAGGCCTTATTGCGGCGGCTGGTGCGGCTTGGCGTCAAACCCTATTACCTTCATCATCTTGACCCGGCCCCAGGGACAGAGCATTTCCGAGTGCCTGTTGAGAGAGGGCTGAACATTCTGCGCGGTTTACGCGGGCGGGTGACGGGCCTCGCCTGGCCGACTTATGTAATGGATATTGCTGGCGGATATGGCAAAGTGCCGCTGGGACCGCATTATCTTGAGGCGGGCCCGACAATGATGGAGGGCGTCACGGACCCGAAGGGCCGCCACCACAAATGGCCGAACAGCGATTTCTGA